The window CACTGTGGTGGCCTGGTtcatccccccccgcccccccccccccccccgcagtagTGTGCCAGCAACCTCATTACCCGGCGTCCTCGGCAACACTGGTGATGGGGTGGGCAGGAGTGAGCAGTCCTAATGGACAGTGTGAGGAGCATGGGGTCCCTGGGGAGGGGACCTCAGTGAGGTGCTGGGGAGCTGTCCCAAGAAGGCATTTCTTCTGCTGGCTCATGAAGACCCAGGCCTGCAAGTTGCTTCCTCTCAGAAAGTCACGTTCCCAGGCCCAGAACACCTAGCCTCCCTCTACCCAGGAGCCAAGCCTGTGGGAGAAAGGATAACTCTAGTTCTGGCTCAGGCACCCCCCAGCAGGAATGAGCCATCATCCCTTTCCAGTGCCTCAGTTCCTACACCTTCAGGGTGCCCTCAGAAGGGTTTCATGAAGGAGACTGGACCGGGCACCGGGGTCTACAGGTGGGCTGTAGTGGACTCAGGATTGGGCACACAGGGGCACCATCAAAGCCAAGCCAGAGCCCAGGAGGCATTGTCATGGGCCAGATACTGGGTGCTGTCACAGGCTCAGGGATAGGCACAAGGAGAATCATTCCAGGGAGGGTCTTGGTGGCAGCATCCCACAGTGACCCTGGCGGGCCCTCGCCATGACCACACTGTCTCCTTCTCAGGATCCTGCTTCTGCCCCAGCTGGGTGAGCCCCCGACCCTGGGGCAATGGCCCAATCCCTGCTACCGTGAATAAACAAACCATGAGTTCTAGAATTCTCACACAGGGGAGacgccctgccccaccccacccccacgtcCCTTTATGAGGACCAGTGCAGGCTGGGCACCTGCTAGCCATGGCGTGTGGGCCAGGAGATCTTCAGAGCCTCACATCTCCATTTTCCTCTGCCAGAGTTGGGACCCCACTGTATTTTGAAGGTAGGGCCTTAGGGAcatgggagagaggcaggaggggtcTGTTTGCCTGGGTGCTGTCCTCATGCTTAAATTTCTCTGTATCCTGAGGGGCACATTGTCACCAGCATGGTGTGCCAGCCTAGGGACCCAGCCGGTGTCATAGCCATTCTAGTTTGTAGGGTGGCCATGACCATGAGGGAAGAGCCTTGTTAGAAACTGggaaacgggcgcctgggtggctcagtcggttaagcgtctgccttccccgtgggtcacgatcccagggtcctggcatcaagtcctgcatcgggcgccctgctcagcggggagcctgcttctccttctccctctgcccctgctccccctgcttgggctctctctctcacaaataaataaataaaatcttaaaaaacaaaaagaaattgggGAACAAGCTAACAACCATGGACCAGATGAGCTTGTTTGGGAAGTGCAATCTAGGAGGACCAGGACTTGGGATGACAACGTGAGGCGTGAGTGACTGCTTAACGCTCCCAACTTAAGGTCTCAACCCCCCTGTGAGCTGGGCTTTATGGTGTCCCCATTTCACgagaggaaaccaaggcccaggggACTTAAGTGACTTGTGGAGCTAGGATTCAACACCAGTTTTTAGTTGACTCTCCGGGGTGAAACATTTGGGCCGCCGTGTGACAGAAGTCCTCTTGGCTCCCTGCTCTAAGCAACCACGTGTGATCTGCTGGTGGCGGCCCTGGCTCAGGTCACCCGCCCGCTGACCATTCTTCCACTTGGCAGGACACATGCTCGCATGGCATCTGTGAGTAGGGACATGTCCCCCAACTCAGGGACCTcgcctttctttttcccctcactGCGCGACTCCCCTTCTCAGACCAGTGTCTTGTAGAGCGAGCGAGCGAGTGAGTGAGCGAGtgctctcccactcccactctagGCTGCCCCTAGACATTGGGGACATTTTAGGATGGTGAGGACGGGCACTGCTCCACAGAGCTGACTGAGGTGCCTACGATaatgtgggagtgggggtggcaggCTGTGACCTTACAGAGACAGAGGTCATTGAGCCACAATAGGTCTTCCTGTCACCACAGGTGAGTGTGGGCTGCGACATCAAGGTGCGGCTTGTAAGTGGGTGTGCTGTGACTTCTGGGTTCCAAGAAGGGGTAGAGATCGTCTGCAGTGGAGTCCGTTTGAGCCCCCGAGTGTCCCCTCTGTGTGGGATGGTGAGGCTGGGCCTCTGGCGAGGTTGATCTGTAAAACCTCACGCCCCCAACCAATCCATCATGGCTCCCCCCAGATGTGGGGGGGGGCTGGCATCTCCAGGCTGAATCCTGCCATTCCTGCGTGAGGTTTCGAGGAAGGAGGTTGGAGTTGGTGTTGTTTTGGATGTGAGTTCTGAGGAGGGCAGTTCTCTGAGCCTGGGGAACCCATGAAGGGGGTGGAGCACAGAGGCGAAGCCCACGCCTGCCCCCTAGGACTGTCACTTTTTAGGTGCTGAAGGTCATTCTAAGGAGCCCTGGTTCTGCAGGGCCCACAGCTTTGTGAGAAAAGAAAGGGCAAGCCTCTGGAACTCCTCTTCCCTCCCGGAATGGGACAGTGTCCATGGGGCAGGCTGTAATCTGAAACAACAAGGTAGCCACGACCCCACCACAGCACATGAGAGGAGCTGGAAATGTGACTCCCACTGGGGGGAGGTGGAACAGAGGACGGCAAGCCATCGGACAGGGACACGAGCAAGAAGGGAGCAGCGAGAGAACAAGGCAAGACAGAAGTCCATGGAGATGTGGGGGCTCGTGAGGGTGCCCGCGGACCCCTGTGGAAGGCCCTGGTTGAGGGTAAAGGTGTCCAGCCACGGAAGTCTGTGGCAAGTCTGCGGCCATCTACATGTCATTGTACCAGGAGCCCTGGGACGTGGTAGAATGGTTTGGGGGGAATTTCCAGGAGGCAGGGCCCACTAGGTGCTTCTGCTAATGTATATGGACCACCATAGATTATTAGCCTTGTTCTGTTTATTAATGAACCCCTCCACCAGCATTATGGACCCTCCCTAGGCAAGGACAAGCCTTGGTTACTGCTGCTGAGTCCCTGATGCTCTGCCTGGCATGCACACGGAGGGAAACAGACTTTCTGGAACCACGCCAGCTTCCGACGGGTGTAAACGCATGTCTAGCTTTGCCTCTGTGAGGATCCATGACTGTGTGTTAACAGCTTGTTGGCCAGCCCAAACTTGACAGAAGGCCATATacataaaaaaaacctttttatttgtctttcatcTTGGTCTCCAACCTTTGCCGTAGAATTTCTCCCTTTCCTGTCCTCATCAATGTTCAGTTAATAAATACCAGTCCAAGATAGGCCAGTTCAAAGCCTCAGTCTCAAAACCAGTTCCGTGTAGCTCCTTCTGCTCCCACTCCTGTtgttggggacagggaggggcaaGGAGGGGGCCGACAGCATCTCTCCTCACTTCCTCATATGGTCACGGAGAGCACACCCTGGGGGGGCTGTGAAGGCGGGTGCGGGAGCTGTACAATGCCACATCCCTGCACAGCTACAAGCCATCCTGCTCACTGGTGCCCATCACCTACCCCCTGACCGGCAACTCACTCCTGGGATGAGTCTCCTCCTTTGCTACTCTAACCATCTGCCTGTGTAAACGAGCACACAGAGATAAACCCTGGGGTGGTGGTTCCTAACAAGCCCTGGAGGGGCCGGCCGGTCCCCCTTGTTCGGCGGATTGCTCTATCAGGTGGGGCACTtgctgcctctgggcctttggtTGTCATTTTTAGGGCTGTATGAAACGCCCTCGCCCACCTGTGCAATGGCTGGAATGTGGCCCTCTCTGCCTCGATGGTCTGCTGTGTACGGCGCTGGGAGGGCCGCTCGAGAACCTGCTCGGGGCTGGCACAGTCCCCTTTCTACCTTTTTCCTTAGAACCCTGGTTGCAGACCTGCGGTCACACCAACATCGCCTGCAAGATGGTGAAGGGGAAGCTGGTGGAGGTAGGCAAGTGGCCATGGCAGGTGAGCATCCTGTTTCTGGGCGCGTACATCTGTTGCGGCTCGCTCATCCACCATCAGTGGGTCCTCACGGCTGCGCACTGCCTGCAGAGGTCAGTCAGGGCACCCAGCCAGTCCCAGGGGCTTTGCTTTCTGGCCTGGGGGGCCCCCCCGGTAAATCTGGGGATCTGGGACTGGGGGCCTGGCTGGGTTACCCTGTGCTCAGTCTGTGTCTCTCCAACCACTTATGGCCTCGCTGCTGGCAACCTGCCTCCTACCCGTGGCCTTGCAGATCCAAGGACCCCAAAATGTACTCCGTGAGGGTGGGAGTCCAGAGCCTCCCAGACAACGGCACCCAGCTCCTGCTCACCCGCATCGTGATTCACGAGGATTTCCACAACCTCATATCCCAGGACATTGCTCTCCTGAAGCTCAGGGACCCCATCTCCTGGTCCCCGCTCATCCAGCCTGTCTGCCTACCCAATAACAGATTCAAGCCATCTGTCGGAACCATGTGCTGGGTGATCGGGTGGGGACATAAAAGCACTGGAGGTGAGTGAAGGCAGGCAGAGGTCCCAAGACACTGGCCTCTTCAGAACGCAACTTCAGCATGGGGTCATTTGTTTATtcccaccttttttaaaaaattaattaattaatttatctacttgagagagagtgagcaggggctggggaggggggagagagacaaagggagagagagaatcccaagcaagctccatgcccagcccggagcctaacatggggcttgatcccacgaccctcgagatcatgacctgagccaaaatcgagagtcagacgcccaactgacggagccacccaagtgcctcttATTTGTTCATTCCTTGATTCACTTGTTCGCTCCATCAACAAACATTCCTGAGGGCCCACACATGCTGCACACTATCCTGACCTCTGTTGCTAGGAAGATACACACAGTGCTCTCGTGTAAAAGATGCACATGGCTTCCATGAACCTCCGTTGCCAAAGTGAAGTTAAATCTAGTGCCAAGCCCTCACCTTGCAGCATGGCAGGCAATCGATCTTTGGCTATTAATGGGGTTCTCTGTCTGCAAGTGGCAGCACATGGGCCACGGTCTCAGGAAGCAGTAAGGCATTGGGCTTGGCATGCACACGTGTTAGCTCCAGGCACCAATAATTCCTGAAGATCTGGCCTCTGTGGGTGCCACCCTCGAGTCCTAGAATCTAGGAGTGTTTGTGGGATCCTGCCTTCCAGGGGGTGGCACACTTAGGGCTCTGGGGTCTTGACATCTTGCCAGGTAGCCATGGGGCAGTGAGTGCTCAGCCCCCACCCTCATGAAACCTGAATTATTGAAGGAGTCTCTCCTTGTCCTCATTCAGTGCCTAGATGTTGCTCAGGGGGATACTCTTGCTTCAGTCTTTTTAATGAgcttaggttttttgttttttttttccccaaaagtcaGGCTGTGGGGATGGGGTCTTTACAAATTACCATCCCAGGAAatggccctgcctcccaccctagTAAATCTGGACAACTTCAAGATGGAGGCATGCCAAATGATTGAAGGGATGACGAGgcaggatctctctctctctctcagtctcttcAGTAACCCCAAAGACCCCATACAGTCTTCAGGAGGTGGCTGTCAAGATCATAAACAGTGAAACCTGCCAACAGCAGTACCAGTTCCTCTTCTTGAAGGACCAGAAGAAGTTCATTGGGGAGGACATGCTGTGCGTCAGCTCAGAATGGGGCATGGACTCTTGTCAGGTGCGGGGTGTGTggcccagggcagggagagggcttTCAGGGGACATGTCTTCCTTTTCACAGGGCACTGTATGACCTTATGAAAATCTCCTTTCCTTGACCTTCAGTTTCCAAGTCTGTAAAATAGGGCAGAAAATATTCTTTGCACCTGTCCACAATAATGATAACAATGGCAATGCAtcttaggtcttttttttttaattttttaaaaaagattttatttatttatttttgagagagagagcgagtatgTGCAtgcacagggggtgggggaggggcagagggagacactctcaagcagactccctgctgggcatggagcccaacgcagggctccgtcccatgaccctgagatcgtgacctgagccaaaatcaaaagtcagacgctcaacagacctagccacccaggtaccccagtgtTCAGTTTTCTCATATCACAAACTGCTAGATAGTCTCACACACATCTCCCTATTCACACGTTCCAGAATTTCTCAACAGGATGTGTCTTGCAAGGAACTGGTGGGTCACAGGCTGTGCATACCTTCATCTTTAATAGttattgccaaattgttttccgaAGTTTTGCGTGAATCTGTATTCTTATAGCAGTGTTTGAGAATTCGGTTCCATATTGTTGCCGACATTTTTGGTACTGGCAGGCTATGACATGTTTTCCATTCTGTTAGATGAGAAACAGAGCAATAGTAGGGCATTGTGGTTACTGTGTTCATGTCCCCAGTTACTGAGCAGTTatgcatcttttcacatgctcgTTCTCCATTCGTGATTCTTCTTCTATGAATCACTTTTTCAGGTATTTTGCACATTTTCtattgtttgcctttttctttttattatatttttatattttggatattggtTCTGTGTTCgttgtatatattgcaaatatcttgtcccagcTTTTCATTATGTTTACGCTGTCCTTTGCTGAACAGCAGCTTAGGTTTTATTGCAGTCAAATGTAGATCCGtgttttcctttctggtttaCGCTTTTTGCGTCTTAGTTAAGAAATCCTTCCTTTTCCTGAGGTCATAAAGAcgttttcctgtattttttttcttaaaagtttggaaattctgttttccacatttaggtcttaagTCCACATGCATTcattttgtgaatggtgtaagatagAGAGAggactatttttatttacttcctcaTGTGGACTTTCATTTGTCCCAATGGCATCCATTGCAAAAACTGTTTCctagatgtaaaatatgacatcatatacataaaacgtGGAGGTGGTGGGGGTATAAAAATGTAGTGTTTAGAatatgttcaaacttaagtgatgttaacttaaaatagattgttgtatatataggattttttttttaaaaaggttttatttatttgacagagagacacagcaagagagggaacacaagcagggggagtgggagagggagaagcaggcttcccgcagagcagggagcccgatgcggggctcgatcccaggaccctgggatcatgacctgagccgaaggcaaacgcttaacgactgagccatccaggtgcccctatatatagGATGTTATGAACCTCAGTGGTAACCACAAGTCAAAAGCCTATAATAGGtacccccccgacacacacacagaaaggaatccaagcaaaacactaaataaagtcatcaaatctcaagagaaaagaacaagagaggaaggcaggaacagagaagaactataaaaacaaccagataacagttaacaaaatggcagtaaataTATaactatcagtaattactttaaatgtaaatggactaaatgctccaattgactgaatggataaaaaaaagcaagacccatttatatgctacCTATAAGAGACTCACCTCAGAACTAAAGATACatacaaactgaaagtgaagggatggaaaaagatattccatgcaaattgaagcaaaaagaaaaaaaaaaagctggagtagcaatacgtATATTAgacaaaagagattaaaaaaaaccttaatgtaataaagaagggcattacataatgataaagggatcaatctaacaagaagatataacaattgtaaatatctatgcacccgaTATAGGAGCACCTAATtatgtaaagcaaatattaacagacatgaAAGGAGAAATTTATGGTGATACAATAATATTAGGGTACTTTAGCACACCACTTACTCAATGAATAGAttttccagacagaaaatcagtaaggaaacagtgCCTTTGAACAACCCACTAGATCAGATATgctgaatgttttatatatacatatattatatatatgtgtgtatatatatatacacacacacacaacattccatccaaaaaacagtagaatacacattcttttcaagtgcacaagtgcacacggaacattctccagggtaGATtccatgttaggccacaaaaacAAGTTTCAGtgaatttaagaagattgaaatcctatcaagcatcttttctgaccacagcagtatgaaactagaaatcagttacaagaaaaaaacctggaaaaaatagaaatgtagagGCTAAACAACACACTCCCGAATAagcaatgggtcaatgaagaaatcaaagaggaatttaaaaaataccttgagacaaatgaaaatggaaatacaatggttcaaaatctttgagatgcagcaaaagcagttctttttaaaaattttttgttgtttttagttttaattccagtctattttagatacagtgttatattagttttaggtgtacaatatagtgattcaacaattttatgcATCATTATGCAGTGCTTATCATGGTAAGTGGACtattaatccccatcacctatttcacccatccccccacccacctcccctctgatatgctttattttaaatgagtacccTCAgttaaagttactatttttttttcaaccagaacattttttacttgaagcatATCTCATAATACATGGTTCTAAGAGATGTATagaaaacattccatccaagaaaaatagaatacatatTTTCCTCAAGTATACATAGAAGAATCCCCTGATTAAATGACAAAAAAGAGACAtgataaatattacaaatttaagactgaaatcataccaaggatattttccaaccacaatgaaacaaaaccaaagatcaataataaaacaaaactggaaaatctacaatgtaaatattaaatatttaatatgtaaatattaaacaacacatagaatatacagaaatatacagaatatacagaaatctgttgcatttctattcactaataatgaagtagcagaaagaaattaagaaaacaactccatttacgattgcattaaaagaataaaatacctaggaatagatttaaccaaggaggtgaaagacttgtactccgaaatctataagacattgatgaaagaaattgaagacaacacaaataaatgggaagatataccatgctcatggtttggaagaattaatcattaaaatgtccatactacctaacgCAATCTATAGGTTCAGTTCAATCCCTATCCAAAATACCAGCAGTAATTTtgacagaactagaaaaaaaaaaatcctaaaatttgtataaaaccacaaaagaccaagaatagacaaagcaattttgagaaagaagaacaaagctggaggtgtcACAGTCTCAGAtttttcaagctatactacaaagctagagtaatcaaaatagtatggtactggcacaaaaatagacacagatcaatggaacagaatagagagcccccaAACAAACCCATGCTTACATGGTTAATTAACCTATGACAAAGGTTAATtcaggaggcaagaatataccatgaggaaaagactgtctcttcaataagtagtgttgggaaaaccaaacagctacatgcaaaagagtga of the Halichoerus grypus chromosome 1, mHalGry1.hap1.1, whole genome shotgun sequence genome contains:
- the LOC118545443 gene encoding putative serine protease 46, with the protein product MACGPGDLQSLTSPFSSARVGTPLYFEEPWLQTCGHTNIACKMVKGKLVEVGKWPWQVSILFLGAYICCGSLIHHQWVLTAAHCLQRSKDPKMYSVRVGVQSLPDNGTQLLLTRIVIHEDFHNLISQDIALLKLRDPISWSPLIQPVCLPNNRFKPSVGTMCWVIGWGHKSTGVTPKTPYSLQEVAVKIINSETCQQQYQFLFLKDQKKFIGEDMLCVSSEWGMDSCQDNSGSSLVCQVNNSWIQMGVVSWSLSCNQHRFPGIYTSTSYFTHWIKRQITDMRFISRAGPAFLSPVTLTGYILLVSLGSLWLL